AAAAGGTGTGACAAGGATGGGTGCGCAAGAACTCATATCCGGTGATCACCATTATTATGCAGCGATGATGGTTGAGTCGGGTCATGCTGATGCATTTTGTTCTGGAGTTCATCATAATTACGGCGATGCTCTTAGACCTGCTTTACAAATTTTTGGAGTGCAAACAGATAAAGTTCTTGCTGGAATTTATATGCTTCTATGGAAAGAAAGAAGTATTTTTGTAGCGGATGCAACTGTTAATATCAATCCAAGTGCTGAACAATTGGCGCAAATAGCTATTCAGACACATGATATTGCAAAAATATATTTAAGCGAACATCCTAGAGTTGCTATGCTCAGCTTTAGTAATTTTGGTAGCACGAAACATCCTGAATCAGAAAAAGTTTGTAGAGCAACCGAAATTGTGAAGAAATTGCGCCCTGATATTGAAATCGATGGAGAAATGCAAGCTGATTTTGCATTATCATCGGAGTTATTGGAGCGCTCCTACGGCTTCTCTACTTTAAAAGGTCCTGCAAATGTCCTTATTTTTCCAGATCTCACTTCAGGAAATGTTGCATATAAATTACTAGGAAAATTGGGAGGGGCAACAACAATTGGTCCTATATTGACTGGTATCAAAAAGCCAGTAAATGTTTTAGCGCGTAATTCTGATATTGAAGAAATTGTAAACTTAATTACATTTACTGTGCATAGGGCGCAAAATGGAATGTAATTTTACTGCGTAAGTAATTAAAAAAAAAAGATCTCAAGTTTTGAGATCTTTTTTTATGGAAGAAATTCTCTTGTTAAATTTCTTTGAGAATGCCCTTGTGCGACAACATCATCTTCTATTCTAATTCCTCCAAATGGGATAAGTCTTTCAACTAGATTCCAATTTACTTTATCTGCAAAAGAACTATTACTTCTAAAATTATTTAATAGTATTGGAATAAAATATATTCCTGGTTCAATAGTAACAACCATATTTTGTTCAAGGGTTCCAACAAAACGTAAATTACTAAAAATAACTTTTGGATTTTTAGGCGCGGGATTTCCTTGTACATCCAATTGTTTTCCACCAATATCGTGGACTTGAATGCCAAGCATATGTCCTAAGCCATGTGGAAAAAATACTTTTGTAATTCCTTCATTTACTGCACTTTCGTAATCACCAGAAATATTGAGTACGCCTAAATTTTCTAAAATTTCAGCAATTTTGAGATGACAATTTGTATGTAAATCAGGAAAATATAACCCCGTCTTTACTTGAGAACACAATTCAATTTGCATTTTTTCAGTTTGATTTAGGAGATCTTGAAAAACGATATCTGCTTTATTCTGAGTATATGTTCTTGTAATATCTGATGGGTAATTATTAAATGAAGCACCAGAATCTATTAAAAGTACTTTACCATTTTTAATTGTTTCACGATTGTGATAATGCAAAATAGCACCATTTTTATTGAGAGCAACAATTCCTGTGTAGGGAAGATCGGCATCGACACAATCCATTGCATGCAAATACGTCATGTGAATTTCATATTCTGATGCACCATTCAAAAATGCGTTTTTTGCAGCAATATGTCCTTTAGCAGCAAGTCTATTTGCTTCAGACATACAATAAATTTCATAATTTGATTTTGATCGTCTGTACCAATTTAATCGAGAGGTCATAAGCTCACAATTGATTCGAACATTGTGAACGGCTGCGTATTTTGTCTCATTGCCGATAAAAACAGAAAAGCTAAGATCACCAAGTTGTGACCAAATTTTATCAATAGAATTGACTTCTATAACTTCAAATTCGTTTGCCCAAAATGGATTGCCAAAAAGTTCATGGTAGTGCCAAAAATCATCAGGCGCATAATAAATGAGAAGGGGTTTTTTTCCTGGCTCGTATTTTATAACGTGGTGAGCACCTTTTGCAGGACACCAATGGGCAAAATGTGGATTTGGACGGAACAATGCATTTACATCGTCGGTGAAATATGTAAAAGGCTCTCCAGCTCCTAATATAAGTGCGCGGTAGTTGAGAGCATTGAGTGCTTCAGCAGCATCCGTCATTCTTTGTTTAATATGCTCTGAAAAAAGTGTGGTCAGGTTGTTCATAGAATTTCCTTTTGATTTAGAGAAGTTCTTTTCAAGAGCATAATCTAAACAATTCTAATTGAAAATGAAATAGATTCATTTTTTCTTTATTCTTGTTGCTAGGAAAACAGTTAGTCTAGAGTATTTTGTTAAAAATTTGAGTTAAGCTTTTATAAAAAAGAAATTTGTGCTATATGTCCTTGTTTTATAAGTTATTTGTTCTTAGATATGAATGGAAGTAAAAAAATGAGTGAAATAAATAAATACGGAAAACGTGAAATCATTTTGAGAGCATTAGAAAGATATAAAGATCAATCAATTCTTGGAATATTTAAGAGTTACGAAGAACAAACAGAAGAGCAATTGTTTGCTTTGTCACGGTTGACCGATTTTATTAAAGGGGAAGAAAATTGTTTTCAAAGGAGCAATTTAAGTGGACATGTGACTGGCTCATCATTGGTAGTCAATAAAGATTTCACAAAAGTTTTGATGACTTTTCATGCAAAATTAAAGAAATGGTTGCAATTAGGAGGACACTGTGATGGCGATCATTTAGTGCACCAGGTCGCTCTGCGGGAAGCAAATGAGGAGTCTGGTTCAAATCTTCTTCATTTATTAAACTATTTTGCTTTCCCACAAAAATACAATATGCATGATTTTGAAAATATTATTCCGTTTGATTTAGATATACATGAAATTCCTGCAAGGTTGGCAGAACCAACTCATCTTCATTATGATATTCGTTATTTAATTTTAGCAGAAAAAGAAGATGATATTTTAATTTCTGAAGAATCGTTAGATTTGAAGTGGATCCCAATTCATGAAATTCAAAGCTATACTAATGAATATAGTACAATTAGACAGTTTAAAAAATTAAATATATTGATTCAATCACTATAATATTTTATAAATTGAATATAGAAATGGAAGAAAAAATTCTTTCCATTTTATAACAGATTAATTTGATTTGGGTGAATAAATGAAAGCTGTGGCTTTAGATCTTGATGGCACGTTATTAAATTCTTCGCACTCTGTCTCCCCTTTAGCAATAAAAACACTCTTAGAATTGGAAAATTCGGGGATAAAAGTTGTTTTAGCAAGTGCAAGACCTATACAATCCGTGTTAAAAATTGCACAAAGTATTGGTTTAAAAAATGAAATGATGATTGCTGGAAATGGTGCTATTATAGCACAGAAAGATCATAAAATTCTTTATAAAAAATCTATAGAAAAAGCTGATTTAGATCATATTTTTAAAATTTATAAAGAATTTACTGCTCAATATGTAAAAGAAAAATTGACTATGCACATATACAGTGAATTTAATTGGCTTGTTCCATGGAATAGTCAAAAAGCACAAGAAGAAGCGAGAATAATAGGATTTTTACCAAATATAATTGGTGAAGAAGCTTATGAAATCGAAAATGCAGAAAAAATAATGATCGTATCTGAACCAATTATATTAAAACAATTTTCAAATTTTTTAATAGAGAAATTTAGTCATCTTGGTATAGTTTTATCAAAGCCAGATTCTTTGGAAATAAATGCTTACGGTGTTTCTAAATACACAGGAGTTTTAGAATTTGCTAAAATAAATAACTTAGCGATTGATGAATTTATTTGCATTGGTGATGGTGATAATGACGAAGCTATGCTTAAAAATTGCGGATTTGGTGTTGCAATGGCCAATGCCTCTATAGCGGCAAAAAATGCAGCAAAAGAAGTGACTCTTTCTAATGATCAAGATGGTGTTGCGTATTTTTTGCGAAAATATTTTTCATTAAATAATTAAAATATTATATATATCTGGTAAATATTACCTGTTGTCATACTTTTGAAAGATTAATACTATTTATTTTAAATAAGCTATTTTATTATTAAAGGAATCAAACTTTATTTGCTTTAATAATTTAAAAAGGATTTAAAGTGAATATATCTCCTAAAAAGATTTTTTTTTCTATAGCAGCTTCAATTGGTTTAGTCATAATTTCATATTTTATATTGCAAAATATTTTTTATGTATCGACTGATAATGCTCAAGTGGAAGGACATGCAGTCTTACTTGCGTCTAAAATAAGTGGTTACATCACTAAAGTGAATGTAATTCAAGGACAAAAAGTAAAGAAAGGGGATATTTTAGTTGAAATTGATGACAGAGACTATCAAAATACTTTAAAACAAGTAAAATCGAATTTAATTTCGCTCGAAGCAAAGCTCAAGGATTCTGAAAGAAATTTTAGAAGATCAGAAAAACTATATAAATCAGGTGCAACAACTCAACAACAATATGATACAAGTTTAGCAAATTATACTGATACAAAAGCACAATACGATAGTGTACATACCCAAGTTTTACAAGCAGAACTCATTCTTGAATTTACAAAAATAAAGGCTCCGACAAATGGTATAATTGCAAAATCTTCTGTTGAACAAGGACAATTCGCAAGTCCAGGAGTTCCTTTAATAGGATTTGTTGACTCAGAAGAGCGCTGGATTACCGCAAACTTTAAAGAAACAGAAATTGAATCTATTCGTATCGGTACAAGTGTGCTAATAGAAGTGGATGCAATTTCAAGTAAAAAATATGAAGGATCTGTTTATTCCATAAGTTCAGCTACGGGTGCAACATTTACTTTATTACCACCTGATAATGCCACAGGGAATTTTACAAAAGTTGTGCAAAGAGTACCTATTAGAATTAAATTTGAGAAATTAACTGATAAAGACATTGAATTATTAAGATCAGGGCTTTCAGCATTAGTAAAAATTAAAAAATCATCTGGTTAATAAAATGACTTTAAATTCAAAATTAATTGTTTTTGTAGCTGTATTAGCATCACTCTTAGAAATTATCGATACATCTATTGTAAATATAGCTATTCCTACAATTATGGGAAATTTAGGGGCTACCCTCGAAGACGCAAGCATGATTGTAACGGGTTATACTGTCGCAAATGCTATTGTATTACCAGCTTCTGCATGGCTTGGTGAAAGAATTGGGCGAAGAAATTATTATTTAGGTTGTATTATTGTCTTTACAATTACCTCTGTTGCATGTGGTTTAGCTCCAAATTTAACATCATTAATTATCTTTAGAATTTTACAAGGTTTGGCTGGTGGTGCACTTTTACCAACGTCACAAGCTTTAATTTTTGAACAATTTCCTAAAGAAAAAGCAGGAATGGCAGGAGCCATTTTTGGTATGAGCGTCATGATTGGGCCGACACTTGGACCCGTTTTAGGTGGCTATTTAACTGATGAGTATGGTTGGAGATCTATTTTTAATATCAACTTACCAATAGGTTTATTAACTTTATTTGTTGGAATGATTTGTATTCAAGATAGGACAGACTCACAAAAAGCAAGAAAATCAAATTTAGACACAATTGGATTGATACTGCTTATTTTTGGTGTTGGTTGTCTCCAATTTTTATTGGAAAGAGGACAAGCCGATGATTGGTTTTCTTCTAAAATAATTACGGCTTGCGCTATCGTTTCTTTTATCTCAATATTTCTTTTTATTTGGTGGGAATTAAAAGTCAAAGAACCCATTATCAACATAAAATTATTTGCCAATCCTATTGTCGTGGGTGGCGTTCTCCTTATGGCGTGTCTTGGATTTTTTTTATATGGGATTGTCTTTGTACTTCCAGTTTTTGTAAATAATATTTTTCATTATACAGCTACGCAAATCGGTGTTTTATTTATTCCAGGTTCACTTTTGACTGCGATTTTAATGCCGTTTGTTGGGAAAAGTATGCAAAAAATATCTGATCCAAGATTTCTAATTGTGATTGGATTAATTTTTGTGGAACTTTGTCTCTATTCTATGACTTATTTTTCTCCACTCACTTCTCAAAATGAATTATTGGGAATGTTATTTATTCGAGGAATAGCGATGGCTTTTCTTTTTATACCAATAAATTCTTCTATATTGAGTCAGTTTTCTGGATACGAACTGGGTCAAGTTGCAGGTCTGATGAATTTGTTTAGGCAAGTGGGTGGAAGTATGGGAATAG
The sequence above is drawn from the Fluviispira vulneris genome and encodes:
- the pepQ gene encoding Xaa-Pro dipeptidase, whose protein sequence is MNNLTTLFSEHIKQRMTDAAEALNALNYRALILGAGEPFTYFTDDVNALFRPNPHFAHWCPAKGAHHVIKYEPGKKPLLIYYAPDDFWHYHELFGNPFWANEFEVIEVNSIDKIWSQLGDLSFSVFIGNETKYAAVHNVRINCELMTSRLNWYRRSKSNYEIYCMSEANRLAAKGHIAAKNAFLNGASEYEIHMTYLHAMDCVDADLPYTGIVALNKNGAILHYHNRETIKNGKVLLIDSGASFNNYPSDITRTYTQNKADIVFQDLLNQTEKMQIELCSQVKTGLYFPDLHTNCHLKIAEILENLGVLNISGDYESAVNEGITKVFFPHGLGHMLGIQVHDIGGKQLDVQGNPAPKNPKVIFSNLRFVGTLEQNMVVTIEPGIYFIPILLNNFRSNSSFADKVNWNLVERLIPFGGIRIEDDVVAQGHSQRNLTREFLP
- a CDS encoding HlyD family secretion protein; its protein translation is MNISPKKIFFSIAASIGLVIISYFILQNIFYVSTDNAQVEGHAVLLASKISGYITKVNVIQGQKVKKGDILVEIDDRDYQNTLKQVKSNLISLEAKLKDSERNFRRSEKLYKSGATTQQQYDTSLANYTDTKAQYDSVHTQVLQAELILEFTKIKAPTNGIIAKSSVEQGQFASPGVPLIGFVDSEERWITANFKETEIESIRIGTSVLIEVDAISSKKYEGSVYSISSATGATFTLLPPDNATGNFTKVVQRVPIRIKFEKLTDKDIELLRSGLSALVKIKKSSG
- a CDS encoding DHA2 family efflux MFS transporter permease subunit, whose product is MTLNSKLIVFVAVLASLLEIIDTSIVNIAIPTIMGNLGATLEDASMIVTGYTVANAIVLPASAWLGERIGRRNYYLGCIIVFTITSVACGLAPNLTSLIIFRILQGLAGGALLPTSQALIFEQFPKEKAGMAGAIFGMSVMIGPTLGPVLGGYLTDEYGWRSIFNINLPIGLLTLFVGMICIQDRTDSQKARKSNLDTIGLILLIFGVGCLQFLLERGQADDWFSSKIITACAIVSFISIFLFIWWELKVKEPIINIKLFANPIVVGGVLLMACLGFFLYGIVFVLPVFVNNIFHYTATQIGVLFIPGSLLTAILMPFVGKSMQKISDPRFLIVIGLIFVELCLYSMTYFSPLTSQNELLGMLFIRGIAMAFLFIPINSSILSQFSGYELGQVAGLMNLFRQVGGSMGIALIDTLLSRNIDINYLNLISKISLLDVNVQDVFISTTNNLAFKFNSSIGMADSSEAALKNLYQRVQAQAFTLSFLQLVVIMMCIFSLSFIPLMLVKIKKKVNPVDSH
- a CDS encoding Cof-type HAD-IIB family hydrolase; the encoded protein is MKAVALDLDGTLLNSSHSVSPLAIKTLLELENSGIKVVLASARPIQSVLKIAQSIGLKNEMMIAGNGAIIAQKDHKILYKKSIEKADLDHIFKIYKEFTAQYVKEKLTMHIYSEFNWLVPWNSQKAQEEARIIGFLPNIIGEEAYEIENAEKIMIVSEPIILKQFSNFLIEKFSHLGIVLSKPDSLEINAYGVSKYTGVLEFAKINNLAIDEFICIGDGDNDEAMLKNCGFGVAMANASIAAKNAAKEVTLSNDQDGVAYFLRKYFSLNN
- a CDS encoding NUDIX hydrolase, encoding MSEINKYGKREIILRALERYKDQSILGIFKSYEEQTEEQLFALSRLTDFIKGEENCFQRSNLSGHVTGSSLVVNKDFTKVLMTFHAKLKKWLQLGGHCDGDHLVHQVALREANEESGSNLLHLLNYFAFPQKYNMHDFENIIPFDLDIHEIPARLAEPTHLHYDIRYLILAEKEDDILISEESLDLKWIPIHEIQSYTNEYSTIRQFKKLNILIQSL